One segment of Clostridium ljungdahlii DSM 13528 DNA contains the following:
- a CDS encoding LysR family transcriptional regulator → MINFLNLEYFLVASEELNFTKAAKRLFISQQSLSSHISKLELDLNVTLFNRTSPLTLTPEGKSLAKNTIKILNLKKQSLKELSDIKDFKRGDLYIGISPTRGLSFLPEILPDYSEKFPNIHLHLFEGNSKELDLALLNGDVDLIVAMLPFHVENVETIPLCNEEVLMIVPDSILVKYFPNNYDKVKAQLEKDVDLALLKDCPFLMFNTRHMVRLIADEMFSKKQIKPNIILETDSIETALALSVKGMGITFYPKTLMSNKNLVFDKDSFASTNIYHMRYNKTHRTLAIGYQKNRYISQAVKEFIKLAKEKYENLIQ, encoded by the coding sequence ATGATAAATTTTCTTAATTTGGAATACTTTTTAGTTGCATCAGAAGAATTAAACTTTACTAAGGCAGCAAAAAGACTGTTTATCTCTCAACAATCATTAAGTTCTCATATTTCAAAGTTAGAGCTTGACTTAAATGTCACATTATTTAATCGTACCTCACCTTTGACATTGACACCAGAAGGAAAAAGTTTGGCAAAAAACACTATAAAGATACTGAACTTAAAAAAACAATCTCTAAAAGAACTGTCAGATATCAAAGATTTTAAACGAGGTGACTTATATATTGGTATATCCCCTACAAGAGGACTATCATTTTTGCCAGAGATACTGCCTGACTACAGCGAAAAATTTCCTAATATTCATCTACATTTATTCGAAGGTAATTCAAAAGAATTAGACCTTGCATTACTTAACGGTGATGTAGATTTAATAGTTGCAATGTTACCTTTCCATGTAGAAAATGTAGAAACAATACCTCTTTGTAATGAAGAAGTTCTTATGATCGTTCCAGATAGTATATTAGTAAAATACTTTCCTAATAACTATGATAAAGTTAAAGCACAACTTGAAAAAGATGTAGATTTAGCTTTATTGAAAGATTGCCCTTTTTTAATGTTTAACACAAGACATATGGTTAGGCTTATTGCAGATGAAATGTTTAGTAAAAAACAGATAAAGCCTAATATTATTTTAGAAACAGATAGTATTGAAACAGCCTTAGCACTTTCAGTAAAAGGAATGGGAATTACTTTTTACCCTAAAACTCTAATGAGTAACAAGAATTTAGTATTTGATAAAGACTCCTTTGCAAGTACTAACATATACCATATGAGATATAATAAAACTCATAGAACGCTGGCCATCGGCTATCAAAAAAATCGCTATATATCTCAAGCAGTAAAGGAGTTTATCAAGCTAGCAAAAGAAAAATATGAAAATTTAATTCAATGA
- a CDS encoding 4-hydroxybutyrate dehydrogenase, with protein sequence MKALSIKPEIYTFDTCKEFINKFKIGKEDLIITSEHTYVSYFSKYNLDTNVIFIRKYGTGEPSDTMVEAICKDIKDITYKRVIAIGGGSVLDVSKLFALKKVSPVLDLFDHKLEFVKDKELILIPTTCGTGSEVTNISILELKSRHTKLGLAIDELYADFAVMIPELLENLPFKFFATSSIDALIHSIESSVSPKATSYTEMFSYKAMEMILKGYQEISKNGPDARFSLLDKFLLASNYAGIAFGNAGCGAVHAMSYPLGANYHVPHGEANYQMFIGVFKTYYRLKPQGKITKLNKFLASILNCKENEVYIKIEELLNVLIPKKQLREYGVKEKELKEFTQSVMTKQGRLMANNYTELNEQTVYEIYKSLY encoded by the coding sequence ATGAAAGCATTATCTATTAAACCAGAAATCTATACCTTTGATACATGTAAAGAATTTATAAACAAATTTAAAATAGGAAAAGAAGATTTAATTATTACAAGTGAGCATACTTATGTTTCATATTTTTCTAAATATAACCTTGATACCAATGTAATCTTTATTAGAAAATACGGCACTGGAGAGCCAAGTGATACAATGGTAGAAGCAATTTGTAAGGATATAAAAGATATTACTTATAAAAGAGTAATTGCTATTGGCGGCGGAAGTGTCCTTGACGTTTCAAAATTGTTTGCATTAAAGAAAGTCTCGCCAGTACTTGATTTATTTGATCACAAATTAGAATTTGTAAAAGATAAGGAATTGATCCTAATTCCAACAACTTGCGGAACAGGCAGTGAAGTAACTAATATTTCTATTCTTGAATTGAAGTCAAGACATACAAAATTAGGTCTTGCTATAGATGAACTATATGCAGATTTTGCTGTTATGATTCCAGAACTTCTAGAGAATTTACCCTTTAAATTTTTTGCAACTAGTTCCATTGATGCCTTGATTCATTCCATTGAATCCAGTGTTTCACCAAAAGCTACAAGCTATACAGAAATGTTTTCCTATAAAGCAATGGAAATGATCTTAAAAGGATATCAGGAGATTTCAAAAAATGGCCCAGACGCCAGGTTTTCCTTGTTAGATAAATTTTTACTTGCAAGCAATTATGCTGGAATTGCATTTGGCAATGCAGGGTGTGGTGCAGTACATGCTATGAGTTATCCTTTAGGTGCTAATTACCATGTTCCTCATGGAGAAGCAAATTATCAAATGTTCATTGGAGTATTTAAAACCTATTATCGTTTAAAACCACAAGGTAAAATTACAAAACTAAATAAATTCTTAGCATCCATTTTAAACTGCAAAGAAAATGAAGTTTACATTAAAATAGAAGAGTTATTAAATGTATTGATTCCTAAAAAACAATTACGTGAGTATGGGGTAAAAGAAAAAGAATTAAAGGAATTTACACAAAGTGTTATGACTAAACAAGGTCGTTTAATGGCAAATAACTATACAGAATTAAATGAACAAACTGTATATGAAATATATAAATCATTATATTAA